From the genome of Sphingobium sp. JS3065, one region includes:
- a CDS encoding HesA/MoeB/ThiF family protein codes for MSRVRFPAPLYSHLASRLLDANGLESCAIAYAHHDGHSDTWIVADASPVPEDAYERRDRLSAVLKPSFLVEVANRSRVTGMAVIAIHTHPASPGYTCFSSTDNAGETELSTYFARRAAKVPHVALVIGPEGCRARLLGQEEEVEVWEVGQSLTLHSPLADLANHERDDRQVRAFGAPGQRLVRRLRFAVIGAGGTGSIECQQLAHLGAALITVIDPDLVEETNLNRLVGSVPSDVGRPKVEIAARMIRAINPDAMVIPLQADIVDEDLAKLIATFDFVLLCTDSHASRAVVNQAAYQYLVPVIDMGVSITVADGAVTHITGRVQMLAPELPCLTCSNALDSEAIRREMLTPEQRAADPYVQGVREPQPAVLSINSTVSSLAMTMMLGAVTPVPVKPRYQIYDGIRGRVKQMVVAVQPHCVVCSSMGAFAKGPTWDLPVRPTSHEGKDK; via the coding sequence ATGAGCCGCGTCCGCTTTCCCGCGCCCCTCTATTCCCATCTGGCGTCGAGGCTGCTCGATGCCAACGGTCTGGAGAGCTGCGCCATCGCTTATGCCCATCACGATGGGCATAGCGACACCTGGATCGTCGCCGACGCCAGTCCAGTGCCAGAGGACGCCTATGAGCGCCGCGACCGCCTGTCCGCGGTGCTCAAGCCTTCCTTCCTGGTCGAGGTCGCCAACCGTAGCCGCGTCACAGGAATGGCGGTAATTGCCATCCACACCCACCCGGCCAGCCCCGGTTATACTTGCTTCTCATCGACCGACAATGCAGGCGAGACGGAACTCAGCACATACTTCGCCCGCCGCGCGGCCAAGGTTCCGCATGTCGCGCTGGTCATCGGACCTGAGGGATGCCGCGCCCGCCTACTCGGACAAGAAGAGGAGGTCGAGGTCTGGGAGGTCGGACAGTCCCTCACGCTCCATTCCCCTCTCGCAGACCTCGCGAACCATGAACGGGATGATCGGCAGGTCCGCGCCTTTGGCGCGCCTGGACAGCGTCTGGTGCGCCGTCTCCGGTTCGCCGTCATCGGTGCCGGTGGCACCGGATCGATCGAATGCCAGCAGCTGGCCCATCTCGGCGCGGCATTGATCACCGTGATTGACCCCGACCTCGTGGAGGAGACGAACCTCAACCGGCTGGTCGGCTCCGTCCCGTCGGACGTGGGACGCCCCAAGGTCGAGATCGCTGCCAGGATGATCCGTGCCATCAATCCCGATGCCATGGTGATTCCGCTTCAGGCGGACATCGTCGACGAGGATTTGGCGAAGCTGATAGCCACCTTCGACTTCGTCCTGCTCTGCACGGACTCGCACGCGAGCCGAGCGGTGGTGAACCAGGCAGCCTATCAGTATCTGGTTCCCGTGATCGACATGGGCGTCAGCATCACCGTGGCCGACGGCGCCGTCACCCATATCACCGGCAGGGTTCAGATGCTGGCCCCCGAGCTTCCGTGCCTCACATGCTCGAATGCGCTCGACAGCGAGGCGATCCGGCGGGAAATGCTGACGCCGGAACAGCGGGCGGCGGATCCCTATGTCCAGGGCGTGCGCGAGCCGCAGCCGGCCGTTCTCTCCATCAACTCGACCGTGAGCTCGCTGGCGATGACCATGATGCTCGGCGCTGTGACGCCCGTTCCCGTAAAGCCGCGTTATCAGATCTATGATGGCATTCGCGGGCGGGTGAAGCAAATGGTGGTGGCGGTGCAGCCACACTGTGTTGTCTGTTCATCCATGGGAGCCTTCGCCAAGGGCCCGACTTGGGATCTGCCGGTCCGGCCTACCAGCCATGAGGGGAAAGATAAATGA
- a CDS encoding ATP-dependent helicase, with protein sequence MSAVELTRQRAAALHDKIISEGTDPWDPVAIVIAAASNLGLDIEPVEPGSAVLEGGRAQFDPVNRAIRHEEAGSTFYRAFLVGHELGHATLGDDRVEHIAHDVDPTRAAEAAPVGEDRVIDYSRRQRREIQMDLFGRELLLPRGWVRSLHLEGMTATQIAERIGAPFDVVALQLLDALLLPQIEPEPEEGEVKPPKPLNEEQSKAAIHRGPPYLLEAGPGTGKTQTLVGRVADLVDEGVDPRKILVLTFSNKAAGELTERIAGLRPEAASAMWIGTFHAFGLDLVRRYHSRLGFPKEPRMMDRSEAIAIMEREYLALDLKHYREFMNPDRPLKDMFTAISRAKDEVADADRYAALAKDMLEKATDSAAREAAERCAEVALVYRKYEELKRGACAVDFGDLVSLPVKLLDSAADVVSMLRGTYSHVLVDEYQDVNRSSVRLLQRLTDGGDNLWAVGDARQAIYRFRGASSFNMSRFRSNDFSGGTGSRLRLNYRSTPEIVGAFSRFGATMQAGTSDASLDAYRPSSGIAPEHVTFGDNDDEAAALADEILRCSEDVAFREQAVLCSGNDRLNRMGRELERRGIPVLYLGNLFERPEVKDLLSILSLLVDRRAMGLVRKPSLPDLATGITLTGAAAVVDHLRLTEADPLAWAGASPSLQVLDAADMAAVSKASAMVTGFDSQSNPWTVLAHVLLDRTRTAASLASTADVASRSMGVAIWQLMGFLRAERPAPEPGLPVQRTLDGIRRLIQLADERDLRQLPQAAQGIDAVRLMTIHGSKGLEFPVVHVMGLNKNSMPNTWRKPACPVPDGMIEGGKGGTMEISAADHALEQECLFYVATSRARDRLLLYSARHTTTNARRDPSPFIGRLGVSVARAAMATATSSPDPEDLPLPITMGSAIKITIAQLSLYDRCPRRFLYTHVLGVGGRRTPTTMTRMHDLVRAVVTEIASTQPSSTSLDEMERLLDERWSEGSLAGDEYRLHRDVAATLLRRFVRMRAGTTRTGAAGLRAGIGTNTITADADDVVTTASGAHCVRMVRTGHSSSTTGKSLADAAFQMAASASLPGCAAEIIHLGDDDPSTSVSFSPKLLGTKEEKLTELFKSIGGGHFAPERSGRTCPFCPAFFTCGPVAEGNLQKNL encoded by the coding sequence GGCAGCGTGCCGCTGCGCTGCATGATAAGATAATCTCGGAGGGAACCGACCCCTGGGATCCCGTGGCCATAGTCATTGCGGCCGCGTCCAACCTGGGGCTCGACATCGAACCTGTCGAGCCGGGCAGTGCAGTCCTCGAAGGTGGACGAGCACAGTTCGACCCGGTCAACAGGGCTATCCGGCACGAGGAGGCAGGATCGACCTTTTACAGGGCCTTCCTCGTGGGCCACGAACTCGGTCACGCCACGCTCGGTGATGACCGCGTCGAGCACATCGCGCACGACGTCGATCCTACACGGGCAGCGGAAGCCGCCCCCGTCGGCGAGGATCGCGTCATCGATTACAGCCGACGTCAGCGGCGCGAGATCCAGATGGACCTCTTCGGTCGCGAACTCCTGCTTCCACGCGGATGGGTGCGGTCACTCCATCTTGAAGGCATGACGGCCACACAGATAGCGGAACGGATCGGCGCACCATTCGACGTCGTCGCGCTTCAGCTTCTCGACGCCCTGCTGCTGCCTCAGATCGAACCGGAACCAGAGGAAGGCGAGGTCAAGCCGCCAAAGCCATTGAACGAAGAGCAGAGCAAGGCTGCGATTCACCGCGGCCCACCCTATCTTCTGGAGGCCGGTCCGGGGACGGGCAAGACCCAGACGCTCGTTGGGCGCGTAGCCGACCTCGTCGACGAAGGCGTCGACCCGCGCAAGATCCTCGTCCTGACCTTCTCGAACAAGGCCGCCGGGGAACTGACCGAGCGTATCGCCGGTCTCCGTCCAGAGGCGGCGTCGGCGATGTGGATCGGCACGTTCCACGCGTTCGGCCTCGACCTGGTCCGCCGATATCACAGTCGGCTGGGGTTCCCGAAGGAACCCCGCATGATGGATCGCAGCGAGGCGATTGCCATCATGGAGCGCGAATATCTTGCGCTCGATCTCAAGCACTATCGCGAATTCATGAATCCCGACCGTCCGCTCAAGGACATGTTCACGGCGATCTCGCGCGCCAAGGACGAGGTGGCCGACGCCGACCGCTACGCCGCCCTTGCCAAGGACATGCTGGAGAAGGCGACCGATTCGGCTGCGCGAGAGGCGGCGGAGCGCTGCGCGGAAGTGGCGCTCGTCTACCGGAAATACGAGGAGCTGAAGCGCGGGGCATGCGCGGTAGACTTCGGCGATCTGGTATCCCTGCCCGTGAAGCTTCTGGACTCCGCGGCCGACGTCGTCTCCATGCTGCGCGGGACATACAGCCACGTCCTCGTCGACGAGTATCAGGACGTGAACCGCAGCAGCGTGCGGCTTCTCCAGCGTCTGACGGATGGTGGAGATAACCTCTGGGCCGTCGGCGATGCACGGCAGGCCATCTACCGATTCCGTGGCGCATCCTCTTTCAACATGTCGCGCTTTAGGTCCAACGACTTCTCCGGTGGCACTGGCAGTCGGCTCCGGCTCAACTATCGGTCGACACCCGAGATCGTCGGGGCCTTCTCCCGCTTCGGCGCCACCATGCAGGCTGGGACCAGCGACGCATCGCTCGATGCCTATCGACCGTCCAGCGGGATAGCGCCCGAGCATGTGACCTTCGGCGACAATGACGACGAGGCTGCGGCGCTCGCCGACGAGATTCTGCGCTGCTCGGAGGACGTGGCCTTCCGAGAGCAGGCCGTGCTCTGCTCCGGAAACGACCGGCTCAACCGCATGGGACGCGAGCTGGAACGTCGCGGAATCCCGGTTCTCTATCTGGGAAATCTCTTCGAGCGGCCCGAGGTAAAGGACTTGCTGTCCATCCTGTCACTGCTCGTCGACCGGCGTGCAATGGGCCTCGTCCGCAAACCCTCGCTGCCGGATCTGGCGACGGGCATCACCCTGACTGGCGCCGCGGCGGTCGTCGACCATCTTCGGCTGACCGAAGCCGACCCACTCGCATGGGCGGGCGCCTCCCCGTCGCTACAGGTTCTCGATGCGGCCGACATGGCGGCGGTGAGCAAAGCATCGGCCATGGTGACCGGCTTCGATAGTCAATCGAATCCCTGGACAGTGCTTGCGCACGTCCTCCTGGACCGCACGCGGACTGCGGCATCGCTGGCTTCGACGGCCGATGTTGCCAGCCGATCGATGGGCGTCGCCATCTGGCAGCTCATGGGTTTCCTGCGTGCCGAGCGTCCAGCGCCGGAACCGGGACTTCCAGTTCAACGCACCCTCGATGGCATAAGGCGTCTGATCCAGCTCGCCGACGAGAGGGACCTTCGCCAGCTGCCTCAGGCTGCGCAGGGTATCGACGCCGTCCGGCTCATGACCATCCACGGCAGCAAGGGGCTAGAATTCCCCGTCGTGCATGTGATGGGCCTGAACAAGAACAGCATGCCGAACACCTGGCGAAAGCCTGCCTGCCCTGTGCCGGATGGCATGATCGAGGGCGGCAAGGGTGGCACGATGGAGATCAGTGCCGCCGATCATGCGCTTGAGCAGGAGTGCCTCTTCTATGTTGCCACCTCCCGCGCCCGGGACAGGCTCCTCCTCTACTCGGCAAGGCACACCACCACAAACGCAAGACGCGACCCTTCGCCATTCATTGGTCGACTGGGTGTCAGCGTCGCCAGGGCGGCAATGGCAACCGCAACCTCAAGCCCCGACCCGGAGGATCTACCGCTGCCGATCACGATGGGGTCAGCCATCAAGATCACGATCGCACAGCTGAGCCTCTATGATCGGTGCCCGCGGCGCTTCCTCTACACCCACGTTCTCGGGGTCGGCGGACGCCGCACGCCTACGACCATGACGAGGATGCACGATCTGGTGCGCGCGGTCGTGACGGAGATCGCCTCCACGCAGCCCTCCTCGACCTCGCTCGACGAAATGGAGAGACTGCTGGATGAGCGCTGGTCCGAAGGATCATTGGCCGGTGACGAGTATCGGCTGCACCGCGATGTGGCAGCGACGCTTCTTCGGCGATTCGTGAGGATGAGGGCGGGCACGACCCGCACGGGAGCCGCGGGCCTGAGGGCGGGCATTGGAACTAACACGATCACGGCGGATGCGGACGATGTCGTGACCACCGCCAGCGGGGCACATTGCGTCCGCATGGTGAGAACGGGGCATAGTTCGTCGACGACCGGGAAGAGCCTCGCCGATGCCGCCTTCCAGATGGCGGCCTCCGCATCGCTCCCGGGGTGTGCAGCCGAGATCATTCACCTTGGGGATGACGATCCATCGACGTCGGTTTCGTTCAGTCCGAAGCTGCTTGGTACGAAGGAGGAGAAGCTGACCGAGTTGTTCAAGTCCATTGGTGGCGGCCATTTCGCACCTGAGCGATCGGGTCGAACCTGCCCCTTCTGCCCGGCCTTCTTCACCTGTGGTCCAGTGGCAGAGGGCAACCTCCAAAAAAATCTCTGA
- a CDS encoding E2/UBC family protein yields MSGILDMQLEQLRERFGDVQTRRLPSGTTLVIVPGVRLPEGWSKVSATIRFIVPPGYPFAQLDCFWADPDLRLAHGGVPQNSATSPIPETVEPALWFSWHLTGPWNANRDTLSTWMNVVIERMRQIR; encoded by the coding sequence ATGTCCGGCATCCTCGATATGCAGCTGGAGCAGCTGCGGGAGCGCTTCGGCGACGTTCAGACCCGGCGCTTGCCGAGCGGCACCACACTCGTCATCGTGCCGGGTGTCCGTCTGCCGGAGGGGTGGTCGAAGGTTTCGGCTACCATCCGCTTCATTGTCCCGCCGGGGTATCCGTTCGCGCAGCTCGACTGCTTCTGGGCGGATCCCGACCTGCGGCTCGCCCATGGTGGAGTGCCGCAGAACTCTGCGACGAGCCCCATTCCCGAGACGGTCGAGCCGGCCCTGTGGTTCTCGTGGCATCTGACTGGCCCTTGGAACGCCAACCGCGACACGCTCTCGACATGGATGAACGTCGTGATCGAACGCATGAGGCAGATCCGATGA
- a CDS encoding AAA family ATPase has product MKVAALRFHNVKRFAGRGVAIEGIGDGVNVLCAANEFGKSTSFEALHGLFFQPHSSTAGGVRALRPYSGGNPLIEADIIVGDARYRITKQYYSGKFARVVDLASGRLIAQTDEAENFIATLIHGGVGGPAGLLWVRQGLTGIEPRSRTEEESDRQVRTSLLESVQGEVEAMTGGRRMAEIMAAAGEAAGQLVTATGRPKAGGRYAAAIDARDRLAAEEQRLAGEVITLRDELDRRGAAQRRLAELESRDARDARKQAVDAAEIAFDAARAQAERLKAAQAQLGLACELRDTASREHRQFDEALVEARQVAEDSREAHRRRDEAVERRRSAGEAIARAQAKIEAAEADETAARELLVLLDAAIKAREAAARRAEWEERLQSAEAMRGTIETCDAQLSSVRLPDGAIDELADLDVEIARIRAVQDAARPSVTVAYDASASARVTMGGATLGDGEERGYNDHAQLVAPGIGTITLRSHTAGDDDGRLAAAETQRRTLLASMGVADLAAARAQQVLARSIEAQASEARAQLKVIAPEGLDALRETVAALAGVDPSPDELKADPDETRAARDAAEQRRREAAQAIRAAEPARAQADEAFIKAETVLARLQTRDEQVVAIIGPLDEREARGQDLTARLAERDAALADAQRNFEERSAEALDLDAADASLRRVRSVEQAAATEIQQLRETIAGLNARITARSDEAVEEAWRETADALSAAETRVSAFEREVAVLTRLTQALEAARSGARDLYLKPVMNELRPLLGLLFDDVTITFDDKTLLPQTIVRAGLQEDVDRLSGGMREQLSVLTRLAFARLLARDGRPAPVILDDALVYSDDDRIERMFDALHRQARDQQIIVFSCRQRAFQKLGGNVLQMTDWQP; this is encoded by the coding sequence ATGAAGGTCGCAGCGCTCCGCTTCCACAATGTCAAGCGGTTCGCCGGGCGCGGCGTGGCGATCGAAGGAATCGGCGACGGCGTCAACGTGCTGTGCGCCGCCAACGAATTCGGCAAATCGACCAGCTTCGAGGCGTTGCACGGGCTGTTCTTCCAGCCGCATTCCAGCACCGCTGGCGGCGTGCGTGCCTTGCGCCCCTATAGCGGCGGCAATCCGCTGATCGAGGCTGACATCATCGTCGGCGATGCCCGCTACAGGATCACTAAGCAATATTATTCGGGGAAGTTCGCCAGGGTCGTGGATCTCGCGTCCGGACGTCTGATCGCGCAGACAGACGAGGCGGAGAATTTCATCGCGACGCTGATCCATGGCGGCGTCGGCGGGCCGGCGGGCCTGCTGTGGGTCCGCCAGGGGCTCACCGGCATCGAACCGCGCAGCCGGACCGAGGAAGAGAGCGACCGGCAGGTCCGAACCAGCCTGCTAGAATCCGTGCAGGGCGAAGTGGAGGCGATGACCGGCGGCCGGCGCATGGCCGAGATCATGGCCGCAGCCGGGGAGGCTGCCGGGCAACTTGTAACCGCCACTGGTCGCCCCAAGGCCGGCGGCCGTTATGCCGCTGCGATCGATGCACGCGACCGGCTGGCGGCAGAGGAACAGCGGTTGGCTGGTGAAGTGATCACCCTGCGTGACGAACTCGACCGGCGAGGCGCCGCCCAGCGTCGGCTTGCCGAGCTGGAAAGCCGCGATGCGCGCGATGCCCGCAAGCAAGCGGTGGATGCCGCCGAAATCGCCTTCGATGCCGCCCGCGCGCAGGCCGAGCGGCTGAAGGCGGCGCAGGCCCAGCTCGGTCTGGCGTGCGAACTACGCGATACCGCCTCGCGCGAGCATCGGCAGTTCGACGAGGCGCTTGTCGAAGCGCGGCAGGTGGCGGAGGATAGCCGCGAAGCCCATCGCCGCCGCGACGAGGCGGTTGAGCGCCGGCGGTCGGCTGGCGAGGCGATCGCCCGGGCGCAGGCAAAGATCGAGGCGGCCGAGGCGGACGAAACGGCGGCACGCGAGTTGCTCGTCCTGCTGGATGCGGCGATCAAGGCGCGTGAGGCGGCTGCGCGACGTGCGGAGTGGGAGGAGCGGCTACAGAGTGCCGAAGCGATGCGCGGCACGATCGAAACCTGCGATGCGCAACTCTCCAGCGTCCGGCTGCCTGACGGCGCGATCGACGAGCTTGCCGATCTGGATGTCGAGATCGCCCGCATCCGGGCGGTGCAGGATGCCGCGCGTCCATCCGTGACGGTCGCCTATGATGCCTCCGCCTCCGCACGTGTAACGATGGGCGGCGCGACGCTGGGCGACGGCGAGGAGCGCGGTTATAACGACCACGCCCAGCTCGTCGCGCCGGGCATCGGTACGATCACGCTGCGCTCCCACACCGCCGGCGATGATGACGGCCGTCTTGCCGCCGCCGAGACGCAGCGCAGGACCTTGCTCGCTTCGATGGGGGTCGCTGATCTGGCGGCGGCGCGCGCCCAGCAGGTTCTTGCCCGGTCGATCGAGGCGCAGGCCAGCGAAGCTCGGGCGCAACTCAAGGTCATCGCGCCCGAGGGGCTGGATGCGTTGCGCGAGACGGTGGCCGCGCTAGCCGGCGTGGATCCATCTCCGGACGAGTTGAAGGCCGATCCCGACGAAACACGCGCCGCCCGTGACGCAGCAGAGCAGCGCCGGCGCGAGGCCGCGCAGGCGATACGCGCGGCCGAACCTGCCCGAGCCCAAGCCGACGAGGCCTTCATCAAGGCGGAGACTGTGCTCGCGCGCCTGCAGACGCGCGACGAGCAAGTGGTCGCGATCATCGGCCCCTTAGACGAGCGAGAGGCGAGAGGGCAGGATCTGACGGCGCGTCTCGCGGAACGCGATGCCGCGCTGGCGGATGCTCAGCGGAATTTCGAGGAGCGGAGCGCCGAAGCGCTCGATCTGGACGCGGCTGATGCGTCGCTGCGCCGGGTGCGCTCCGTCGAGCAGGCGGCAGCAACTGAAATCCAGCAGCTGCGTGAGACCATCGCTGGATTGAACGCCCGCATTACCGCGCGATCCGACGAGGCGGTGGAGGAGGCATGGCGTGAGACGGCCGATGCTTTGTCCGCCGCCGAGACACGCGTTTCGGCATTCGAACGGGAAGTCGCCGTGCTGACGCGATTGACGCAGGCGTTAGAGGCGGCGCGTTCGGGCGCGCGCGATCTCTATCTCAAGCCGGTGATGAACGAGCTGCGGCCGCTGCTCGGTCTGCTCTTCGACGATGTCACAATCACCTTCGACGATAAGACGCTGCTACCGCAGACGATCGTGCGCGCGGGTCTGCAGGAAGATGTTGATCGCCTCAGCGGCGGCATGCGCGAACAATTGTCGGTCCTCACGCGCCTTGCCTTTGCGCGCCTACTTGCGCGCGACGGGCGACCCGCACCGGTAATCCTCGACGACGCGCTCGTCTATTCGGACGATGATCGGATCGAGCGCATGTTCGACGCACTGCACCGGCAAGCGCGCGATCAGCAGATCATCGTCTTCTCCTGCCGCCAGCGCGCGTTTCAGAAGCTCGGCGGCAACGTGCTCCAGATGACGGACTGGCAGCCATGA
- a CDS encoding SH3 domain-containing protein, with product MSKACRLVRAAILLAVFAVSCPAWASYVTTEGVNCRSRPDVGARVVAKLFKGQSVSISEAGDGWSKLDRPYCWVSSRFLASEYVGAIRSYPQTARGTGSARSPGFSAPRSYSFSSAAKKSRKKSSAKQLSGRGGSYGGSSGCPCSGGTVCIGPRGGRYCITSGGNKRYGV from the coding sequence ATGAGTAAAGCTTGTAGACTTGTTCGCGCCGCCATTTTGCTTGCGGTATTCGCGGTTTCGTGTCCTGCCTGGGCGTCATATGTGACTACAGAGGGTGTTAACTGCCGGTCGCGTCCAGATGTTGGAGCGCGCGTGGTAGCTAAACTTTTTAAGGGGCAGTCTGTCTCGATATCAGAGGCTGGCGACGGTTGGTCGAAACTGGATCGGCCCTACTGTTGGGTCAGTTCGCGCTTCCTCGCATCCGAGTATGTTGGTGCGATTCGATCCTACCCGCAAACAGCTCGCGGGACGGGTTCGGCCAGATCGCCGGGCTTCTCCGCGCCTAGATCCTACTCATTCAGCTCAGCGGCCAAGAAGTCGCGGAAGAAATCCTCAGCAAAGCAGCTAAGCGGCCGGGGCGGAAGCTACGGCGGCTCGTCCGGCTGCCCCTGCAGCGGTGGAACCGTCTGCATAGGTCCGCGCGGCGGGCGCTACTGCATCACAAGTGGTGGCAACAAGCGGTATGGAGTGTAG
- a CDS encoding thermonuclease family protein encodes MSLIFIGVFVFTYMATEAGRVRFESSANASTKAAAVMNRVDASDMSAALTMARSKIGGGSLSNANAKFSICHTGGGINCVVDGDTAWIVGEKVRVADIDAPETHPPRCSLEANLGEKATKRLAELMNDGPFDQIVVDRDRDRYGRKLRVLTRNGKSLGQQLVAEGLARSWEGRRRPWC; translated from the coding sequence GTGTCGCTGATTTTCATCGGAGTGTTCGTCTTCACCTACATGGCGACTGAAGCTGGTCGAGTCCGTTTTGAGTCGTCGGCCAATGCGTCGACAAAGGCGGCGGCGGTGATGAATCGCGTCGACGCGTCCGATATGTCTGCTGCATTGACTATGGCGAGAAGCAAGATTGGCGGCGGTTCTCTATCGAATGCCAATGCCAAATTCTCCATTTGCCATACAGGCGGTGGCATCAACTGTGTCGTGGATGGCGATACGGCTTGGATCGTTGGTGAAAAAGTGCGGGTCGCGGATATCGACGCGCCGGAAACGCACCCGCCCCGGTGTTCATTAGAAGCAAATTTGGGCGAGAAAGCCACCAAGCGACTGGCGGAATTGATGAACGACGGCCCGTTCGATCAGATCGTAGTTGACAGGGATCGTGATCGATATGGCAGAAAGCTCCGGGTCCTCACACGCAACGGCAAATCCTTGGGTCAGCAGCTAGTGGCAGAAGGGCTCGCGAGATCATGGGAAGGTCGGCGGCGTCCGTGGTGTTGA
- a CDS encoding DUF6527 family protein, with amino-acid sequence MVVRARPRSVIMACPDGCGETLVINLDSRADKAWRFDMRGEGLTLFPSVWREGGCESHFILWRGHILWCDRFERGNREPTYNPEIEAAVLGAMDEVQPRSAVELADAIDELVWDVNRVAGRLVGRGLARSFRIDGGWMFARIALPDRDT; translated from the coding sequence ATGGTCGTCCGCGCCCGACCAAGGTCGGTCATCATGGCATGCCCGGATGGATGCGGCGAGACCCTGGTGATCAATCTGGACAGCCGCGCCGATAAAGCTTGGCGCTTCGACATGCGCGGAGAAGGACTCACGCTCTTTCCCTCGGTCTGGCGCGAAGGCGGTTGCGAAAGCCATTTTATCCTATGGCGCGGTCACATCCTGTGGTGCGACCGTTTCGAGCGAGGAAATCGCGAGCCGACCTACAACCCCGAGATCGAAGCTGCCGTTCTCGGTGCTATGGACGAGGTTCAGCCGCGCAGCGCGGTTGAGCTTGCGGATGCGATCGACGAACTCGTCTGGGACGTCAACCGCGTGGCAGGTAGGCTCGTCGGACGCGGACTCGCACGATCTTTTAGGATCGACGGTGGATGGATGTTTGCTCGGATCGCGCTTCCCGACCGGGACACATGA
- a CDS encoding multiubiquitin domain-containing protein encodes MSILENHDIDDVELAVQQDRPLRPGRYRVHLAVDSIGFTPLVLDDPVPLGRQILKKAGIIDLDGHSLFLIRPEGDFEDVRADEEVDLRDRGAYRFIAFSTDPLYRVKLNEARIVWGRSSIPEAVLRALAGIGDDEAVFLEVRGGKDKLIKPGTEADLSAGGVEKFITAPNKVTYTFFVNGKPYETEKKKLTGAQIKEMVPDWDPQHDLSLEGEGDEPDRTIADDEAVSLDPKHGVRRFSSVPKANFG; translated from the coding sequence ATGTCCATTCTCGAAAACCACGACATCGATGATGTAGAACTCGCCGTGCAGCAGGATCGCCCGCTGCGTCCCGGTCGCTATCGCGTCCATCTGGCTGTTGACAGCATTGGCTTCACCCCCCTGGTTCTTGACGATCCGGTGCCGCTCGGCCGTCAGATCCTCAAGAAAGCGGGTATTATCGACCTCGATGGCCACTCGCTCTTCCTCATCAGGCCCGAGGGCGACTTCGAGGATGTTCGCGCCGACGAGGAGGTCGATCTGCGTGACCGCGGTGCCTACCGCTTCATCGCATTCAGCACCGATCCCCTCTACCGCGTCAAGCTGAACGAGGCACGCATCGTCTGGGGCCGCTCGTCCATCCCCGAGGCGGTGCTGCGTGCGCTCGCCGGCATCGGCGACGACGAGGCGGTCTTCCTGGAGGTGCGCGGCGGCAAGGACAAGCTGATCAAACCCGGCACCGAAGCGGACCTCTCGGCCGGTGGCGTCGAGAAGTTCATCACGGCACCCAACAAGGTCACCTACACCTTCTTCGTCAACGGCAAGCCCTATGAGACCGAGAAGAAGAAGCTGACCGGTGCGCAGATCAAGGAGATGGTGCCCGACTGGGATCCGCAGCACGATCTGTCGCTGGAGGGTGAAGGCGACGAGCCCGACCGCACCATCGCCGACGACGAGGCGGTGAGCCTCGACCCGAAGCACGGCGTCCGCCGCTTCTCGTCGGTGCCGAAGGCGAACTTCGGCTGA